In one Podarcis muralis chromosome 7, rPodMur119.hap1.1, whole genome shotgun sequence genomic region, the following are encoded:
- the SNRNP27 gene encoding U4/U6.U5 small nuclear ribonucleoprotein 27 kDa protein, translating into MGRSRSRSPPRRERRRSRSTSRERERRRRERSRSRERDRRRSRSRSPHRRRSRSPRRHRSSSSSPSRQKDEKKETKDAKGKERQITEEDLEGKTEEEIEMMKMMGFASFDTTKGKKVDGSVNAYAINVSQKRKYRQYMNRKGGFNRPLDFIA; encoded by the exons ATGGGCCGGAGTCGCTCGCGGTCTCCTCCGCGGAGGG AACGTCGGCGTTCCAGATCCACCTCACgtgagagggagaggagaagacGGGAGCGATCAAGGTCTCGGGAGAGAGACAGGCGGAGAAGCCGTTCCCGTTCCCCACACAGGCGACGATCCAG ATCTCCACGACGGCATAGATCCAGCTCTTCTTCCCCTTCCCGGCAGAAAGATGAGAAGAAAGAGACCAAAGATGCTAAAGGCAAAGAGCGTCAGATCACAG AGGAAGACCTGGAGGGTAAGACAGAAGAAGAAATTGAAATGATGAAAATGATGGGATTTGCATCATTTGACACGACAAAG GGCAAGAAAGTGGATGGCTCTGTAAATGCCTATGCTATCAACGTATCACAGAAGCGGAAGTACAG GCAATACATGAACAGAAAAGGTGGATTCAACAGACCTCTGGATTTTATTGCTTGA
- the MXD1 gene encoding max dimerization protein 1 isoform X5, with protein MAAAAQVCENIQMLLEAAEFLERREREAEHGYASMLPYSSKDRDALKRRNKSKKNSSSSRSTHNEMEKNRRAHLRLCLEKLKGLVPLGPESSRHTTLSLLTKAKLHIKKLEDYDRKAVHQIDQLQREQRHLKRQLEKLGIERIRMDSIGSTVSSDRSDSDREIDVDVESTDYLTGDLDWSSSSSPSDLDERGSLQSVCSDEGYSSAGIKRIKLQNNLKACLSL; from the exons ATGGCGGCGGCCGCCCAAGTGTGCGAAAacatccagatgctgctggaggcGGCCGAGTTCCTGGAGCGGAGGGAGCGAG AAGCTGAGCATGGCTATGCTTCCATGTTAccctacagcagcaaggatagaGATGCCTTAAAACGAAGAAACAAATCTaagaaaaatagtagtagtagcag ATCAACACACAACGAAATGGAAAAGAACAG ACGTGCTCATCTGCGACTGTGTCTGGAGAAGCTCAAAGGGCTGGTGCCTCTTGGACCGGAATCCAGTAGGCATACCACGCTAAGTTTACTTACAAAAGCTAAATTGCACATCAAG AAACTTGAAGACTATGACAGAAAAGCAGTACACCAAATAGATCAGTTGCAACGAGAACAGCGGCACCTGAAAAGGCAGCTGGAGAAACTGGGTATTGAGCGAATAAGGATGGACAGTATAGGATCTACTGTTTCTTCTGATCGATCCGATTCAGACAGAG AAATCGATGTGGATGTGGAAAGCACAGACTACCTAACAGGGGACCTagactggagcagcagcagcagcccaagtgATTTGGACGAAAGGGGAAGCTTGCAGAGTGTCTGCAGTGATGAGGGCTATTCGAGCGCCGGCATTAAGAGAATAAAGCTGCAGAACAATCTCAAGGCTTGTCTCAGCCTATAA
- the MXD1 gene encoding max dimerization protein 1 isoform X2, translating to MAAAAQVCENIQMLLEAAEFLERREREAEHGYASMLPYSSKDRDALKRRNKSKKNSSSSRSTHNEMEKNRTELKGRGKEGRVAEKGTHRSWEFKRRAHLRLCLEKLKGLVPLGPESSRHTTLSLLTKAKLHIKKLEDYDRKAVHQIDQLQREQRHLKRQLEKLGIERIRMDSIGSTVSSDRSDSDREIDVDVESTDYLTGDLDWSSSSSPSDLDERGSLQSVCSDEGYSSAGIKRIKLQNNLKACLSL from the exons ATGGCGGCGGCCGCCCAAGTGTGCGAAAacatccagatgctgctggaggcGGCCGAGTTCCTGGAGCGGAGGGAGCGAG AAGCTGAGCATGGCTATGCTTCCATGTTAccctacagcagcaaggatagaGATGCCTTAAAACGAAGAAACAAATCTaagaaaaatagtagtagtagcag ATCAACACACAACGAAATGGAAAAGAACAG GACTGAGCTGAAGGGAAGAGGCAAGGAAGGAAGAGTAGCAGAAAAGGGTACACACAGAAGCTGGGAATTTAAAAG ACGTGCTCATCTGCGACTGTGTCTGGAGAAGCTCAAAGGGCTGGTGCCTCTTGGACCGGAATCCAGTAGGCATACCACGCTAAGTTTACTTACAAAAGCTAAATTGCACATCAAG AAACTTGAAGACTATGACAGAAAAGCAGTACACCAAATAGATCAGTTGCAACGAGAACAGCGGCACCTGAAAAGGCAGCTGGAGAAACTGGGTATTGAGCGAATAAGGATGGACAGTATAGGATCTACTGTTTCTTCTGATCGATCCGATTCAGACAGAG AAATCGATGTGGATGTGGAAAGCACAGACTACCTAACAGGGGACCTagactggagcagcagcagcagcccaagtgATTTGGACGAAAGGGGAAGCTTGCAGAGTGTCTGCAGTGATGAGGGCTATTCGAGCGCCGGCATTAAGAGAATAAAGCTGCAGAACAATCTCAAGGCTTGTCTCAGCCTATAA
- the MXD1 gene encoding max dimerization protein 1 isoform X1, producing MAAAAQVCENIQMLLEAAEFLERREREAEHGYASMLPYSSKDRDALKRRNKSKKNSSSSRSTHNEMEKNRTELKGRGKEGRVAEKGTHRSWEFKRRAHLRLCLEKLKGLVPLGPESSRHTTLSLLTKAKLHIKKLEDYDRKAVHQIDQLQREQRHLKRQLEKLGIERIRMDSIGSTVSSDRSDSDREEIDVDVESTDYLTGDLDWSSSSSPSDLDERGSLQSVCSDEGYSSAGIKRIKLQNNLKACLSL from the exons ATGGCGGCGGCCGCCCAAGTGTGCGAAAacatccagatgctgctggaggcGGCCGAGTTCCTGGAGCGGAGGGAGCGAG AAGCTGAGCATGGCTATGCTTCCATGTTAccctacagcagcaaggatagaGATGCCTTAAAACGAAGAAACAAATCTaagaaaaatagtagtagtagcag ATCAACACACAACGAAATGGAAAAGAACAG GACTGAGCTGAAGGGAAGAGGCAAGGAAGGAAGAGTAGCAGAAAAGGGTACACACAGAAGCTGGGAATTTAAAAG ACGTGCTCATCTGCGACTGTGTCTGGAGAAGCTCAAAGGGCTGGTGCCTCTTGGACCGGAATCCAGTAGGCATACCACGCTAAGTTTACTTACAAAAGCTAAATTGCACATCAAG AAACTTGAAGACTATGACAGAAAAGCAGTACACCAAATAGATCAGTTGCAACGAGAACAGCGGCACCTGAAAAGGCAGCTGGAGAAACTGGGTATTGAGCGAATAAGGATGGACAGTATAGGATCTACTGTTTCTTCTGATCGATCCGATTCAGACAGAG AAGAAATCGATGTGGATGTGGAAAGCACAGACTACCTAACAGGGGACCTagactggagcagcagcagcagcccaagtgATTTGGACGAAAGGGGAAGCTTGCAGAGTGTCTGCAGTGATGAGGGCTATTCGAGCGCCGGCATTAAGAGAATAAAGCTGCAGAACAATCTCAAGGCTTGTCTCAGCCTATAA
- the MXD1 gene encoding max dimerization protein 1 isoform X4: MAAAAQVCENIQMLLEAAEFLERREREAEHGYASMLPYSSKDRDALKRRNKSKKNSSSSRSTHNEMEKNRRAHLRLCLEKLKGLVPLGPESSRHTTLSLLTKAKLHIKKLEDYDRKAVHQIDQLQREQRHLKRQLEKLGIERIRMDSIGSTVSSDRSDSDREEIDVDVESTDYLTGDLDWSSSSSPSDLDERGSLQSVCSDEGYSSAGIKRIKLQNNLKACLSL; encoded by the exons ATGGCGGCGGCCGCCCAAGTGTGCGAAAacatccagatgctgctggaggcGGCCGAGTTCCTGGAGCGGAGGGAGCGAG AAGCTGAGCATGGCTATGCTTCCATGTTAccctacagcagcaaggatagaGATGCCTTAAAACGAAGAAACAAATCTaagaaaaatagtagtagtagcag ATCAACACACAACGAAATGGAAAAGAACAG ACGTGCTCATCTGCGACTGTGTCTGGAGAAGCTCAAAGGGCTGGTGCCTCTTGGACCGGAATCCAGTAGGCATACCACGCTAAGTTTACTTACAAAAGCTAAATTGCACATCAAG AAACTTGAAGACTATGACAGAAAAGCAGTACACCAAATAGATCAGTTGCAACGAGAACAGCGGCACCTGAAAAGGCAGCTGGAGAAACTGGGTATTGAGCGAATAAGGATGGACAGTATAGGATCTACTGTTTCTTCTGATCGATCCGATTCAGACAGAG AAGAAATCGATGTGGATGTGGAAAGCACAGACTACCTAACAGGGGACCTagactggagcagcagcagcagcccaagtgATTTGGACGAAAGGGGAAGCTTGCAGAGTGTCTGCAGTGATGAGGGCTATTCGAGCGCCGGCATTAAGAGAATAAAGCTGCAGAACAATCTCAAGGCTTGTCTCAGCCTATAA
- the MXD1 gene encoding max dimerization protein 1 isoform X3, translated as MAAAAQVCENIQMLLEAAEFLERREREAEHGYASMLPYSSKDRDALKRRNKSKKNSSSSRSTHNEMEKNSMSTNSKVAFVKTACNITKRAHLRLCLEKLKGLVPLGPESSRHTTLSLLTKAKLHIKKLEDYDRKAVHQIDQLQREQRHLKRQLEKLGIERIRMDSIGSTVSSDRSDSDREEIDVDVESTDYLTGDLDWSSSSSPSDLDERGSLQSVCSDEGYSSAGIKRIKLQNNLKACLSL; from the exons ATGGCGGCGGCCGCCCAAGTGTGCGAAAacatccagatgctgctggaggcGGCCGAGTTCCTGGAGCGGAGGGAGCGAG AAGCTGAGCATGGCTATGCTTCCATGTTAccctacagcagcaaggatagaGATGCCTTAAAACGAAGAAACAAATCTaagaaaaatagtagtagtagcag ATCAACACACAACGAAATGGAAAAGAACAG CATGTCTACAAATAGCAAGGTTGCATTTGTGAAGACTGCTTGCAACATAACCAA ACGTGCTCATCTGCGACTGTGTCTGGAGAAGCTCAAAGGGCTGGTGCCTCTTGGACCGGAATCCAGTAGGCATACCACGCTAAGTTTACTTACAAAAGCTAAATTGCACATCAAG AAACTTGAAGACTATGACAGAAAAGCAGTACACCAAATAGATCAGTTGCAACGAGAACAGCGGCACCTGAAAAGGCAGCTGGAGAAACTGGGTATTGAGCGAATAAGGATGGACAGTATAGGATCTACTGTTTCTTCTGATCGATCCGATTCAGACAGAG AAGAAATCGATGTGGATGTGGAAAGCACAGACTACCTAACAGGGGACCTagactggagcagcagcagcagcccaagtgATTTGGACGAAAGGGGAAGCTTGCAGAGTGTCTGCAGTGATGAGGGCTATTCGAGCGCCGGCATTAAGAGAATAAAGCTGCAGAACAATCTCAAGGCTTGTCTCAGCCTATAA